TCCTGAGCAGCGGCGGCAAACGGGTGCGTCCGTTGCTGCTCCTGCTCTGTGCCCGCCTCTGCGGCTATACCGGGGCGGATCACCACCTGCTCGGCTGTTTGGTGGAATATATCCACACCGCCACCCTGCTCCATGATGACGTGGTGGACGATGCCGACCTGCGCCGTGGGCGCCGGACAGCCCGCCGCGTCTGGGGCAATCAGATCAGCATCCTGGTCGGGGACTATCTCTATTCCAAGGCCATGCGCCAGATCGTGGATTTCCGCAGCCATATCGTGAACGAGGTGCTGGCGGACGCCTGCTGGAAAATGGCGGAGGGCGAGGTCCTTCAGTTGTATTACAACGGCAACCCCTCGATGCCCGAAGCGGACTATCTGCGGATCGTCGAGCACAAGACCGCCGGGCTCATCGCGGCCTCCTGCCGCATGGGCGCCATCATTGCAGACGCCTCCCCGGCCCAACAGACGGCCCTGTTCCGGTTCGGCCAACACCTGGGCATTGCCTTTCAGGTGGCGGACGACACGCTGGACTATACGGCCAATGGGGACTGTCTAGGCAAGGCGCTCGGACAGGACCTGCGGCAAGGCAAGGCCACGCTGCCGTTGCTGCATCTGTTGGGGCACTGTTCCGAATCCGACAAGAGCATGATCAAAGATCGCATGGAGACGCGCTCCCTGACGGACCAGGACCTCACTCGCATCATTGGGCTCATGCGCCAGTACGGCTCGATTGTCTACGCGGTGGATCGGGCCCGTCGTTTCGTGGACGCCGCCATCGCCGACCTCGACCAATTTGAAGACGGCACCCCCAAGCGCGCGCTGATGGTTGCGGCCGAGTACATGGTGACGCGCGACCGGTAACCCTCCGCCCGCTCAGAGATCCGACAGAGAGACCCGACAAAGGAGTTCCATGGCACACGTCGTCCCCTTTCGAGGTGTTTATTTCGACCAGGCACGTCTCGGGACCATCCGCGACCTGGTGGCGCCCCCCTATGATGTCATCGATGCGGCCGGCCAGAAAGCGTTGCACGACCGGCACCCCAACAACGTGATCCGGTTGGAACTGGGCTTCGAGCAGGCTTCCGATTCGGAGACGGACAACCGGTACAGCCGGGCCGCCCGATTCTTACAGGATTGGCTGGAACAGAGCGTGCTCAAGCGGGATGCCTCCCCTTGCATGTACCTGTACCGGATCACCTATCGGACGCCCGAACGAGGCTCGTCCGCTACGAAGACACTGACCGGATTCCTGGCGAACTTCAAACTGGCCGAGCTCGATTCGGGGGAAATCTATCCGCATGAAAATACCAGGGCCGCCGCCAAGACGGACCGGCTTCGGCTGCTCGAGGCTTGCCGGGCCAATTTCAGCCCGATCTGGTCCCTGTATTCGGACCCGGAAGGGGCCGTGAGCGGCCTTTTTGAACGGGCCGTTTCCGGCAAAGCGCCGCGCGCCGCGTTCCGCGATGAAACGGGAGACGAGCACAGCCTGTGGGTCATTGACGACCCCGCCGTCTTGCGTCAGGCCGTGGAGTTGATGCAGCCGCGCCCGCTGTTCATCGCCGACGGGCATCATCGTTACGAAACGGCCTTGAACTACCAACGCCTGCGCCGCAAGCAGAACGGGGCCTCCCAGGAACTTCAGCCCTACGATCAGGTGCTCATGCTGTTCTCCCGGCTGGAAGATCCGGGGTTGACCGTGCTGCCCACCCATCGCGTCTTGACCAAGCCGGCGCCGCCGACATCGCAACTCAGGGCGTTATTGGAGCCGTGGTTCGAGACCGTGCCATTCCGCTTGCAGGGAACGGCGGAGGAAACCGCGCGGACGACGTTTCTCCAGGCTCTCCGCGACAGAGGGAAGACCGATCCCTGCTTCGGCCTGGCCGTTCGAGGCAGCGGGGAATACTGGCTCTTGGTCCAGCGCCCGCAACATCGCCTTCCGGAGACGGCTTCGCCGCGCGACCGGCTGGACGTCTCGATCCTGCAACAACAGGTGATCGCGAAGCTCTGTCCGACTCAGCAGGACTTGGAATCCATCGTCTACACGAAGGACGAATCTGAAGCGCTCGATTGGGTCGCCAAGGGCACCGCGGAGGGGGCGCTGTTGCTGAATGCGACCAAAGTCGATGAGGTCCGGGCCGTGGCCGTCGCCGGGGAGCGGATGCCGCACAAGTCCACCTATTTCTATCCCAAGCCCGTGACGGGCCTTGTCCTGCACGTGATGGAGGATCGGGGGTGAAAGCCAAACTCCTCGTCGTCGACGACGATCCCGATATCCTGACGATGCTCCAGGATCGCCTGGAGGCCGGGGGCTATCAGGTCGTGACGGCGAAGGACGGCCGCCGCGCGCTCGAACTGATCGAGCAGGAGGCGCCGAATCTGGTGTTGCTCGACATCGAGCTGCCCTACCTGTCCGGGCTGGACGTGCTGCGACGCATGGGACAACCCAAGCCGGGCGTGACCTCCGTCGAATCCGCTCAATCGGATCGGCATCTGCCCGGCGACCTGGAACCGCCGGTCATCGTCATGACCGCCCACGGGACCATCTCCACCGCGGTCGAGGCGATGAAGCTCGGCGCCTACGACTTTCTCACCAAGCCGCTGGACAAGGACCATCTGGCGATCGTGATTCAGAAGGCCACCGAGCGGGAATCCCTGCGCCGCCAGGTCGCCGTGCTTCGCGGCGAGATTGACAGCCGGTACTCCACCATCGTCGGCAGCAGCCCCAAATTCACCACGATCATCGAGGGCGCGAAACGGGCGGCCAACTCGGACGCCAGCGTGTTGCTGTTGGGCGAAAGCGGGACGGGGAAGGAACTCTTCGCGCGCTCCATTCACCAATGGAGCCCGCGCCGCCAGAATCCGCTGGTCGTCATCAACTGCGTGGCCTTGACGGAAACGCTCTTGGAAAACGAATTATTCGGCCACGAACGCGGCGCCTTCACCGGGGCCGACCGGTTGTATAAGGGCAAGATCGAGATGGCGGACGGGGGCACCGTGTTTCTCGACGAGATCGGGGACATGTCCCTGCCGCTCCAGGCGAAACTGCTGCGCGTGCTGCAAGACCGGGAGTTTCAGCGGGTGGGCAGCACGAAAACAATCTCCGTCAACATCCGGGTCATTGCCGCAACCAACCGGGATCTGAAGCAGGCCGTCAAGGCCGGCCAATTCCGGGAGGACCTGTACTTCCGGTTGAACGTGATCAACTTTACCCTTCCACCCCTGCGCGAGCGCCCAGACGACATCCCGGCGCTCGCCGAGTTTTTCCTGAAGCGCCACAGCCTGGAATCGAAGCATGCGGGCATGAAGCTGAGCGCCTCGGCCAAAGCGGCCATGCTGAGCTACGCCTGGCCGGGAAACATCCGGGAACTCGACAACACGATCGCACGGGCTGTTGTCCTAAGTCCCTCCGAGGAGATCGAGCCGGAATCATTGGGGCTGACGCCGACAGAGCCGGCCCATCCGCCGGCGCCCGTCCGCGAGCAGGCGGACCAGAGTTCCGCACAGACCTTTCCGTATATGAATCTGCCGTACCACCAGTCGATGGAAGAACACAGCCGCATGTTGATCCTGCGGGCGCTGAAACAGTCGGGCGGCAACCAAACCAAGGCCGCCGAACAACTCCACCTGCAGCGCACCTATCTCGCCCGCCTCATGAGACAGAAGAACCTCGACAAGGAACTGCCGGCCGACAGTTGAGTCCGGGTGGTTCTGACAAGCTTTTCAAGCGCTCCGGCCCCCTGCCCTCGCAACCGATTCGGTTATTGGCTTGGAGAATGGGCGAGCGAGGCATCGTTGCGCGCGGCAAGCGAAATCCGCCTGGTCGCGACGTCCCGCTCGGCCTGGGCGTAGCGTTCGGGCGTGCCGATATCGGACCAATAGCCGGTCAAATCAAATCCCAGCACGAGCTCGTCTCGCGCGATCGCCTCCAGATAGGCGTCGATGATCGAGGACGGTTGGCCGGCCGGCACGGAGCGGAGCAGGCGGGGATGCAGCACATGAATGCCGGCGAACATGCGCGGAAAGACCTCCTCCCGGCTTTCCTTTCCCTTGCCATTGATGCGAAGGATGCGCCGGTCGCCGTCGATTTCGACGAGGCCCCATTGCGCCGCGTCGGGATCTTCGCGCAACACCAGCGTGGCGGCGGCCTCCCGTGCATGGTGGAAATCCACCAGCTCGCTGAGATCCATCTCGAACAGGGTGTCCCCGTTGAGCACCAGCGCCGGCTGGCCGTTGAAAAACGATTCCACCTGCTTGATGCCCCCGCCGGTTCCCAAAATCACCGGTTCGCGCGAGTAGGTGATCCGCATGCCGAACCGCGCCCCGTCGCCCAGCGCGTGTTCGATGAGCGGCCCCAGATGATGCAAGTTGATGATCACGTCGCGGAACCCGTGGCGCCGGAGCAACAACAGGTTCCAGACGATGAGCGGCGTGCCCCCGACCGGCAGGAGCGGCTTCGGAATGCTGTTCGTCAGCGGCCGCAGGCGGGTCCCGAGACCGGCCGCCAGGATCATGGCTTTCATGAAATCACGTCAATCGACAAGCGTCAGTCGTCAAGCGGAAGTCAACATCGAAAGGACAAGATTCGAATGATCGTCTTCCCGATTGACGAATGACGGATGACCCATGACGATTCATTGGAGTTCCGGCACGTAGGGCGCGAGGTGCTGCCGCAGCGCCGCCAGTTCAGGATACTTCTCGAGATTGCGCCGCACGTACCCCAACACGCGCGGAATGTCCGCCAGAAATTTCGGATTGTGCTTCATCCGGTCGATGTAGACGAAGCGGCCGGCTGCTTTGAGATTGCGCTGGATGCTGGTCAGGTCGAAGACGCGCCGATACGCCGTCGGCTCCATGCGCAGTCCATGCCGGGCCAATCCGTCCAAGTAATAGGCGATCAGCTCGTCAACCAGCGATTCGTCCAGGGCCAGATAGGCATCGCGCAGGAGAGACGCCAGGTCATAGGCCGCCGGTCCCATCAATGCGTCCTGAAAATCGATGATGCCGATCCGGTTCCCGTCCACCATCAAGTTGCGAGAGTGATAATCGCGATGGACAAGCACGTGAGGTTGCGCGGCCATCAGCTCGGCAATCTTGCGGAACTCGTTCTGGACGAGAACCGCATCCTCCGCCTTCATCGGAGCGGGCCGCCGGGCGTTCACCCCGTATTCGAGGAAGTGGTCGAACTCCCACATCAGGAGCGGGACGTCGAATTTCCGGTGGAACGCCACGCACGCGGGATTGGTCGGCGCCGTCGCCTTGACTTGGATGACCACCAGACTGTCGATCGCCTGCTTATAGAGCGAGGCGATGCGGGACGCGTCCGCCTTGGCGCAAGCTTCCAGCAACGTCAGATCGCCGAAATCCTCCAGGTACAACAGCCCTGCTTCGCGGTCGTAGTAGTGCAGCGTGGGAACCGGCAAGCGGAACGCGGACAGATGGGCGAGGATGTTCGTGAACGGCAGTTCGGCGATCTGAACGGTGCCGCTGACCGCCTCCTCGGAGGCTTTGAAGGCTTCCGGCTCGGCGAGCTGCATGAGGATGACCGAGGCCGTCCGGTCGTTGGGCTCGCCGGCGAGGTGAATGCGGAAGTACCGGCGGTTCGAGGCGTCGCCCGCGAGCGGCGTCAGGGTTCCGAACCGGGCGTGAAACGGCAGTTTCGTCCGAACGGTATCCGCGACTCGTTGATGATCGGGTGGAGCAAGCGGCGCCGCCGGAGCCGCGGGGTTGGTCGTGCCCATACGGACGCGCATTATACCTGAAGTGCGGTCGTTCACGAACAGGACTGCAAAATCCGGCAGAGGGTCGAACGGGACAAGGCGGTCGATGGGAGAAGCCGGCGGATGAGCCGGCCAGGAAGGAGAAGGGAACCGGTCTCCGGAGCGTCGGCTCGACGCCCCGGAGACCGGTTCATTTCCTCTGGTTCAGTTCCCGTTCTTCGGCTGCATGAACAGCCGGCGGGGCCGCCTGGCCTGATGGTTCAGATCTGCCGCATGCGCATGGGGCCGCGGCGCGTGATCTTGATGCATCTGGCCCTGCTGCGGAAACCCCTTGTGCTGTGGCTGGCCCGTTCGACCGGCGTCGGCAAATCGGTTCCCCTCAACCGGCCGGCTGAACTCGCGGCGATGCTGACCGTCACCGCGACGGTGCGATTCACCCGTCTGATGCCCGTCGTGCCTTCTCGATCCGCCGGCTCCATAACCGGGACGGCCGCCCCCTCGATGAGCGGGGCCACGGCCGGAACTGGGCCCGTGGGAGTGGGGCGCCGGACTTCCCGCCGCGCGGGGTACCGGTCTGCCGAGCAGCTTCTCGATCGCCCGAAGCTGGAAGTGGTCTTCACCGGTGACGAAGCTGGTGGCGCGCCCGATCGCCTTCATGCGGCCGGTCCGCCCGATCCGGTGAACATAGTCTTCCGGCGTATTCGGCAGGTCGAAATTGACCACATGGCCGATGTTCGCCACGTCGATCCCGCGCGCCGCGATATCGGTCGCCACGAGAATGCGATAGGTCCCGCGCCGGAAGCCTTCCAGCGCCGCGCGACGCTGCGAGAGACGCCGTCCCGCATGCAGCACCGCCACCCGGTGGCCCTTGTGCTCCAAGGCGGTTCCCAGCCGATCCGCCCGATGTTTGGTGCGCGTGAAGACGAGCACGCTGCCAGCCGGGTCCTGAATCAAGTTCAAGAGCAGGTTGATCTTGTCGTCGTGCGTCGTATGGTGCACCTCGTGGGTGACCGTGTGCGCCGCCGTGGCCGGCGGATTGACCATCACCTGCACGGGATTCTTCAACCCCGCCCGCGCCAACCCGTCGAGATTGTCCGGCATGGTCGCGGAGAACAGCATTGTCTGCCGTTCCGGAGACAAGGCATCCAGAATCTGGTTGAGCTGCGGCGCGAAGCCCATGTCGAGCATGCGGTCCGCTTCATCCAGGACCACGATCGTGAAATAGGCCAGGTTCACCGTCCCGTTCCACATGTGATCGAGCAAGCGGCCGGGCGTCGCCACCACGATCGTCGGGCGTTGGTGCAGCCCGCGCACCTGAATGCGGAGGTCTTCGCCTCCGACCAAGGCCGTCGCGGAAACCCGGCGGCTGCGCCCGAGCAACCCGATCGCCCGTTGAATTTGAAACGCCAGCTCCCGGGTCGGGGTCAGGATCAACCCGCGCGGCGGGCCGGCCGGCCCGCCGGCCAATCGTTCGATCATGGGAATCACGAACGCGGCCGTCTTGCCGGTTCCGGTCTGGGCACAGCCGAGCACGTCGCGGCCGGCCAGCCCAGGGGGAATGGCCTTGGCCTGAATGGGCGTCGGGTCCGTGAATTTCGCCTGGGCCAACTCCCGCAACAGGGCGTCGGAAAGTCCCAGCGAGCGGAACGTCACCGTTCCGTCCTGCGCCGGTTGGGCCGGCGCGATCGCTTCGTCAGAGGTGGAGGGCACAGGGGTAGAAACGGAAGAAGCAGAAGTCAACACAGAACACTCCTTGGTGAAAGTGAGGCAGGATGCTACGCGGGCACAAGAGCGGATCAGCGGATCGCTCGGAGGCGCACCCTTGAGAACCCTGCTATGAGCATCGCATGAGACGAGGTCAGAGAATCGAAGGAGGCAGAATCAGAAAGGAGTCCGCTCCGAGGAGGATCTGAACGCGCTGCGATGACGAGGCCCGGAATATTTATGGTTGCACGGTCGCCGGGCCGTCTCGACAGTGATGGGCACACCATACAGGACAAATTCCTCCGTGTCAAATGGGACAGCATCAGTGATGAACCGGATCAGGACCCCACGCGCGTGCCGAAGGCGGCGAACAACTCGCCCGTGAGGTAAGGCGTGCCGTCCTGGTCACGCCACTTTTTGCGGCGGAGATAATCGTTGAGGATCCGGCCGTCGGCCGTCCTATGGACATGCGGATAGGCTAGGTTCATGCGATACCGCTCCACAGCGCCCGCCACGCGGCTGATGAACAGGACCGTACCGTCAGCTTCCACCCGCTCGACCACCCCCACATGCGTGAGCGGATCGTTGACCGCGCCGTCCCCGTTGTAGTCCCAGGTATTGTCGAAGAACACGAGATCGCCCGGCCGGACGACCGGCCCGTGATGGATGCGGCCGTGCCGCCGCACATGCTGATAGATCAGGCGGACGCCGTTAGCCTGTTGGCTCTCATCCGTGTTTTCGTACAGGTCGATGCCGTGCCGGAGGTAGATGGCGCGCGTCACGCCTGCGCAGTCGTAGGCGATCCGGCGCCCATTCACCTCGACTGTGCGAACGCCGACAAGGGAGGCCGCGGTCCTCGCCACCGCCTGCTGCCTGGCCACCGTGTCGCCGGCCTTGCAACAGACGCGCGCCTGAACCGGCAGGTGGCCGGAGCGGTCTCCCGACGGGCCGGCACAGCCGACCGCCAGAATCAACAACGCCGAACCCAGATGCCAGCCAACGCGCGTCATGTGCCTCCGCTGTCATGACCGCCGCCCAGTATAGCTCAGCGGGCAAAAGATGCACGTCACTTGAGGAAAACATCCGGTTGGCCAGCCGCAGCGCCCGCCTCTCGACAACTCCGCCGCAAAGGCACTATAAGGAGCGCATGGAGTACGTACATCTCGGTCGAGCCGGAGTCAAAGTCAGCCGGCTCTGTCTCGGCACCATGAACTTCGGCCCGCTCACGAGCGAGCAGGACAGCTTCGCCATCATGGATCGGGCGCTGGAGCTGGGGATCAATTTTTTCGATACCGCCAACGTCTACGGGTGGAAGCTCGGCGAGGGGCTCACGGAGCAGATCGTCGGGCGGTGGCTATCTCAGGGACAGGGACGACGCGACAAGATCGTCCTCGCCACAAAAGTCTTTGGTCGCATGGGGGACTGGCCGAATCAGTCCCGACTCTCAGCGCTCCACATCAAACGAGCCTGCGAGGACAGTCTGCGCCGACTCAAGACCGACCATATTGATCTATATCAAATGCACCATGTCGATCGGGAATGCCCGTGGGAGGAAATCTGGCAGGCGATGGAGCAGCTCGTGCGCGAGGGGAAAATTCTTTACATAGGTAGCAGCAACTTCGCGGGATGGCATCTCGCGCGAGCGCAGGAACTCGCCGCGCAACGGCACTTTCTGGGCCTCGTGTCGGAACAGAGTCTCTACAACCTGCACGAACGGATGGTCGAGTTGGAAGTGATTCCGGCCTGCGAGGCCTACGGCATCGGCCTGATCCCTTGGAGCCCGTTAGCGAGAGGGCTGCTGGCCGGCGCCTTGCAACCTGTTTCGTCGGGACGGCGTGCCGACGAGGACCTGCGGAAGGAAGTGGAAACCAACCGCGCGAGGCTGGAAGGGTATGACAGGCTCTGTGCGCAATTGGGCGAGCGCCCCGCCGACGTCGCTTTGGCTTGGCTCCTCCACCAGCCGGCCGTCACCGCGCCGATCATCGGTCCCCGCACCCTTGACCAATTGAACGGGTCGATGCGGGCCTTGTCCCTGTCGCTCTCGCAGGACAGTCTCAAGCGGCTCGACGAACTCTTCCCTGGTCCGGGAGGACGGGCTCCCGAGGCCTATGCCTGGTGAGGTTCGCTACGGTTCCGTTATGCGCCGCCACCCCACCGCCCCGAGCAGGGCGCCCAGCGCATCGGCCGTCAGATCCCACGGATCGGCTTCCCGGGGCGGCACAAAGACCTGATGGAGTTCATCGCTGGCTCCATACAGCGTGGCCGCCACGATGGCCAGCCACAGCGCGTGCTTCGCCCCCCATTCCCCTGCCGCCCACCGGAACGCACGGTAGCACAACAGGCTCAAGCCTGCATACTCGATCAGGTGCAGCACCTTGTCGCTGATCCCGCCAAGGAACGACGGCAGTTCCTCCTCCGGATGGGGCAAGGCCGAGAGCAGGAAGATCGCTCCGGCATACACCACCGGCGGCGCCCAATAGGCGAAAAGCCGGACTGCGGCAAACGGCGAATACTGAGGCGACACCTGCTCATGATTCATCGGTCGCGCAGCCTTCCGTTGAACGTTTGCGAGCCTGTTACGTCCATGACATACTCCACAGCAGCCGCTCGACCAATGACAAAGGCCTGGTCATGAAACGCGCCGCGCTGTGCTTCCTGTGGCACATGCATCAACCCTACTA
The DNA window shown above is from Nitrospira tepida and carries:
- a CDS encoding polyprenyl synthetase family protein translates to MSDQPSISTIQTMADVWDAYRSELQGVEEQIQKNLNSPVALVNTVAGHILSSGGKRVRPLLLLLCARLCGYTGADHHLLGCLVEYIHTATLLHDDVVDDADLRRGRRTARRVWGNQISILVGDYLYSKAMRQIVDFRSHIVNEVLADACWKMAEGEVLQLYYNGNPSMPEADYLRIVEHKTAGLIAASCRMGAIIADASPAQQTALFRFGQHLGIAFQVADDTLDYTANGDCLGKALGQDLRQGKATLPLLHLLGHCSESDKSMIKDRMETRSLTDQDLTRIIGLMRQYGSIVYAVDRARRFVDAAIADLDQFEDGTPKRALMVAAEYMVTRDR
- a CDS encoding DUF1015 domain-containing protein → MAHVVPFRGVYFDQARLGTIRDLVAPPYDVIDAAGQKALHDRHPNNVIRLELGFEQASDSETDNRYSRAARFLQDWLEQSVLKRDASPCMYLYRITYRTPERGSSATKTLTGFLANFKLAELDSGEIYPHENTRAAAKTDRLRLLEACRANFSPIWSLYSDPEGAVSGLFERAVSGKAPRAAFRDETGDEHSLWVIDDPAVLRQAVELMQPRPLFIADGHHRYETALNYQRLRRKQNGASQELQPYDQVLMLFSRLEDPGLTVLPTHRVLTKPAPPTSQLRALLEPWFETVPFRLQGTAEETARTTFLQALRDRGKTDPCFGLAVRGSGEYWLLVQRPQHRLPETASPRDRLDVSILQQQVIAKLCPTQQDLESIVYTKDESEALDWVAKGTAEGALLLNATKVDEVRAVAVAGERMPHKSTYFYPKPVTGLVLHVMEDRG
- a CDS encoding sigma-54-dependent transcriptional regulator — its product is MKAKLLVVDDDPDILTMLQDRLEAGGYQVVTAKDGRRALELIEQEAPNLVLLDIELPYLSGLDVLRRMGQPKPGVTSVESAQSDRHLPGDLEPPVIVMTAHGTISTAVEAMKLGAYDFLTKPLDKDHLAIVIQKATERESLRRQVAVLRGEIDSRYSTIVGSSPKFTTIIEGAKRAANSDASVLLLGESGTGKELFARSIHQWSPRRQNPLVVINCVALTETLLENELFGHERGAFTGADRLYKGKIEMADGGTVFLDEIGDMSLPLQAKLLRVLQDREFQRVGSTKTISVNIRVIAATNRDLKQAVKAGQFREDLYFRLNVINFTLPPLRERPDDIPALAEFFLKRHSLESKHAGMKLSASAKAAMLSYAWPGNIRELDNTIARAVVLSPSEEIEPESLGLTPTEPAHPPAPVREQADQSSAQTFPYMNLPYHQSMEEHSRMLILRALKQSGGNQTKAAEQLHLQRTYLARLMRQKNLDKELPADS
- a CDS encoding nucleotidyltransferase family protein, producing MKAMILAAGLGTRLRPLTNSIPKPLLPVGGTPLIVWNLLLLRRHGFRDVIINLHHLGPLIEHALGDGARFGMRITYSREPVILGTGGGIKQVESFFNGQPALVLNGDTLFEMDLSELVDFHHAREAAATLVLREDPDAAQWGLVEIDGDRRILRINGKGKESREEVFPRMFAGIHVLHPRLLRSVPAGQPSSIIDAYLEAIARDELVLGFDLTGYWSDIGTPERYAQAERDVATRRISLAARNDASLAHSPSQ
- a CDS encoding aminoglycoside phosphotransferase family protein; protein product: MGTTNPAAPAAPLAPPDHQRVADTVRTKLPFHARFGTLTPLAGDASNRRYFRIHLAGEPNDRTASVILMQLAEPEAFKASEEAVSGTVQIAELPFTNILAHLSAFRLPVPTLHYYDREAGLLYLEDFGDLTLLEACAKADASRIASLYKQAIDSLVVIQVKATAPTNPACVAFHRKFDVPLLMWEFDHFLEYGVNARRPAPMKAEDAVLVQNEFRKIAELMAAQPHVLVHRDYHSRNLMVDGNRIGIIDFQDALMGPAAYDLASLLRDAYLALDESLVDELIAYYLDGLARHGLRMEPTAYRRVFDLTSIQRNLKAAGRFVYIDRMKHNPKFLADIPRVLGYVRRNLEKYPELAALRQHLAPYVPELQ
- a CDS encoding DEAD/DEAH box helicase; this translates as MLTSASSVSTPVPSTSDEAIAPAQPAQDGTVTFRSLGLSDALLRELAQAKFTDPTPIQAKAIPPGLAGRDVLGCAQTGTGKTAAFVIPMIERLAGGPAGPPRGLILTPTRELAFQIQRAIGLLGRSRRVSATALVGGEDLRIQVRGLHQRPTIVVATPGRLLDHMWNGTVNLAYFTIVVLDEADRMLDMGFAPQLNQILDALSPERQTMLFSATMPDNLDGLARAGLKNPVQVMVNPPATAAHTVTHEVHHTTHDDKINLLLNLIQDPAGSVLVFTRTKHRADRLGTALEHKGHRVAVLHAGRRLSQRRAALEGFRRGTYRILVATDIAARGIDVANIGHVVNFDLPNTPEDYVHRIGRTGRMKAIGRATSFVTGEDHFQLRAIEKLLGRPVPRAAGSPAPHSHGPSSGRGPAHRGGGRPGYGAGGSRRHDGHQTGESHRRGDGQHRREFSRPVEGNRFADAGRTGQPQHKGFPQQGQMHQDHAPRPHAHAADLNHQARRPRRLFMQPKNGN
- a CDS encoding CHAP domain-containing protein, whose protein sequence is MTRVGWHLGSALLILAVGCAGPSGDRSGHLPVQARVCCKAGDTVARQQAVARTAASLVGVRTVEVNGRRIAYDCAGVTRAIYLRHGIDLYENTDESQQANGVRLIYQHVRRHGRIHHGPVVRPGDLVFFDNTWDYNGDGAVNDPLTHVGVVERVEADGTVLFISRVAGAVERYRMNLAYPHVHRTADGRILNDYLRRKKWRDQDGTPYLTGELFAAFGTRVGS
- a CDS encoding aldo/keto reductase, translating into MEYVHLGRAGVKVSRLCLGTMNFGPLTSEQDSFAIMDRALELGINFFDTANVYGWKLGEGLTEQIVGRWLSQGQGRRDKIVLATKVFGRMGDWPNQSRLSALHIKRACEDSLRRLKTDHIDLYQMHHVDRECPWEEIWQAMEQLVREGKILYIGSSNFAGWHLARAQELAAQRHFLGLVSEQSLYNLHERMVELEVIPACEAYGIGLIPWSPLARGLLAGALQPVSSGRRADEDLRKEVETNRARLEGYDRLCAQLGERPADVALAWLLHQPAVTAPIIGPRTLDQLNGSMRALSLSLSQDSLKRLDELFPGPGGRAPEAYAW
- a CDS encoding VanZ family protein translates to MNHEQVSPQYSPFAAVRLFAYWAPPVVYAGAIFLLSALPHPEEELPSFLGGISDKVLHLIEYAGLSLLCYRAFRWAAGEWGAKHALWLAIVAATLYGASDELHQVFVPPREADPWDLTADALGALLGAVGWRRITEP